One Chitinophagales bacterium genomic window carries:
- a CDS encoding DMT family transporter gives MKNKPALYDWLMLIVLSLIWGSSFILMKKGLEVFAAPQVAALRVIITALILVPFAFLRRNEVPIAKIKVIFIQGLFGNFIPAFLFTAAQQHIESSLAGILNSLSPVFVFILGIFLFNTKYNWKNITGLSIAFAGVIVLMLFQTGKDTMSGGWYGLLIVMATLCYGISANIIKKYLADVRPLTIVTFAFMTLLFPALICLSFSNVGESFQEGKNTYTALGYISILAIGGSALSSVIYNKLIQRTTALFAASVTYLMPVVALFWGFVAGETISSIDFYGMALIFCGVYLVSR, from the coding sequence GTGAAGAATAAACCAGCTCTTTATGATTGGCTTATGCTGATTGTGCTTTCGCTTATCTGGGGCAGCTCTTTCATATTGATGAAAAAAGGCTTGGAGGTATTTGCTGCACCACAGGTAGCCGCCCTTCGTGTCATAATTACCGCTTTGATACTTGTTCCATTCGCATTTCTAAGAAGAAATGAGGTTCCAATTGCTAAAATTAAAGTGATTTTTATACAAGGGCTTTTCGGCAATTTTATTCCTGCCTTTTTATTCACTGCAGCTCAGCAACATATTGAAAGTTCACTTGCAGGCATTCTAAATTCGCTGAGTCCTGTCTTTGTTTTTATTCTAGGGATCTTCCTCTTTAACACTAAATACAATTGGAAGAATATAACAGGTTTGAGCATTGCCTTTGCAGGTGTAATTGTATTAATGCTTTTTCAAACGGGAAAAGATACGATGTCCGGGGGCTGGTATGGTTTACTGATTGTAATGGCAACACTCTGTTATGGCATCAGCGCTAACATTATAAAGAAGTATTTGGCTGATGTGCGACCCCTAACTATTGTAACATTTGCTTTTATGACGTTGCTTTTCCCGGCTTTAATCTGTTTGTCTTTTTCAAATGTCGGAGAAAGCTTTCAGGAAGGAAAAAATACTTATACCGCTCTGGGTTATATTTCCATATTAGCAATTGGCGGATCAGCACTTTCTTCTGTAATCTACAATAAGCTGATCCAGCGCACCACAGCATTATTTGCCGCATCAGTTACCTACCTGATGCCAGTTGTAGCCTTATTCTGGGGATTTGTAGCGGGTGAAACCATTAGTAGCATAGATTTTTATGGAATGGCTTTAATATTTTGCGGAGTATATTTAGTAAGCAGGTAA
- a CDS encoding MBL fold metallo-hydrolase yields the protein MVIPLPEGSYTVNASKEFVQYDSDKDNLKDRAASLLVDIVPFLIATSQDLIVVDPGLGLLNSKGEYHIQENIAMHGHSVDDVSIVLLSHLHKDHAGGISYGRENAFNLMFPKAKYYCQEKEMEYAFTKKNSPSFLPDRLHYLKRTSNLELINGNGKIGNDIQYEISGGHTPFHQVFLIESDQQKLFFGGDVLPQPSQLQRKFIAKYDYDGKAASAKRIEYGNRAFAENWICLFFHSATISMARVKEKNSKFLIEKV from the coding sequence ATGGTTATTCCTTTACCAGAAGGATCTTATACTGTAAATGCCTCCAAAGAATTTGTTCAATATGATTCTGATAAAGACAATCTAAAGGATCGGGCTGCTTCCTTGCTGGTGGATATAGTTCCTTTTCTGATAGCCACATCGCAGGATTTAATTGTAGTTGATCCGGGTCTGGGGTTGTTAAATTCAAAAGGAGAATATCATATTCAGGAAAATATAGCTATGCATGGCCATTCTGTTGATGATGTCTCAATAGTATTGCTCAGCCATTTACACAAAGATCACGCGGGTGGAATTAGCTATGGAAGAGAGAATGCATTTAATCTGATGTTTCCAAAAGCAAAATATTACTGCCAGGAAAAAGAAATGGAGTATGCTTTTACTAAAAAAAACTCTCCTTCATTTCTCCCTGACCGGCTTCACTATTTAAAACGCACTTCAAACCTGGAGCTTATAAATGGAAATGGCAAAATCGGTAATGATATTCAATATGAAATCAGTGGTGGTCATACACCTTTTCACCAGGTTTTTTTGATTGAATCTGATCAACAGAAACTTTTTTTTGGAGGCGATGTGCTTCCGCAACCTTCTCAGCTACAGCGAAAATTTATTGCTAAATATGACTATGATGGAAAGGCCGCCTCTGCAAAAAGAATAGAATACGGCAACCGGGCCTTTGCAGAAAATTGGATATGCCTGTTTTTTCATTCAGCAACCATATCAATGGCGAGAGTAAAAGAAAAAAATAGCAAGTTTCTTATTGAAAAAGTTTAG
- the bcp gene encoding thioredoxin-dependent thiol peroxidase, with the protein MEIGSNAPLFKGKDQDGNVIALSDLKGKKVILYFYPEDDTPTCTQEACNLRDNYHVLKERGFEILGVSPDDIKNHQKFRHKFKLPFSLISDPEKKIIEAYGVWGPKNMFGHKYMGVLRHTFVIDEKGRIEKIFKKVRSNIHTDQILKSYAQ; encoded by the coding sequence ATGGAAATTGGCTCTAACGCCCCATTGTTTAAGGGAAAAGATCAGGACGGGAATGTGATTGCGCTCTCAGATCTAAAAGGAAAAAAGGTGATCTTATATTTTTACCCTGAAGATGATACCCCTACCTGCACTCAGGAGGCCTGTAATCTTCGGGATAATTATCACGTATTAAAGGAAAGAGGATTTGAAATACTTGGAGTAAGTCCTGATGATATCAAAAATCATCAAAAATTCCGGCATAAGTTTAAACTGCCATTTTCCTTAATCTCAGACCCGGAAAAAAAAATTATAGAGGCTTATGGTGTTTGGGGGCCGAAGAATATGTTTGGTCATAAATACATGGGAGTATTACGGCATACTTTTGTTATTGATGAAAAAGGAAGAATTGAAAAAATTTTTAAGAAGGTTCGGAGCAATATTCATACTGATCAGATATTAAAAAGCTATGCTCAGTGA
- a CDS encoding M23 family metallopeptidase, producing the protein MIKAQTPPVFGNPLDIPIQLAANFGEVRPDHLHTGWDIRTHEKTGYPVHAAADGYLSRIKVSASGFGLVLYVTHPNGYMTVYAHLDHFNTAIGNFVKQQQYLKQSFEVELFPSIEKFVVKKGDVIAYSGNSGASGGPHLHFEIRDASGETYPLNPALLGLVIADTVKPVVSRLYLYPLSNNVNDTSYYYKVQKDSCDYSIKPDSIVSDYAAVGFGIVGADYKNGSSNDYGIYYIEEALDGKDIFSIKFDRLDFSNARYVNAHIDYAKLKQENITIHRLYRLPGDHNSIYRHLVNDGHIVLKDTFFHQVVITCKDEMDNTSYLIFYLRFSGKTFPADSSIATNTTFFTFNKPHVFSADSIRLQFPSDILYTNLNFQYSCSFSSSKDIYSAIFNIGNASIPLHSYYQVFILARAIPDSLKSKALIVYQNSGRESALVSHWTSEELNARAREFGYFYVKLDTIPPRIATAGIKQNQHIKKLFLRFYISDKLSGIATYNGYLDGKWILMEYDQKNNRLNCNLPTNLTYGEHRLNLIVTDQVNNKNSFTLTFKK; encoded by the coding sequence TTGATTAAGGCACAAACTCCGCCTGTTTTCGGCAATCCACTTGATATTCCCATCCAGCTTGCCGCTAATTTCGGAGAGGTACGCCCCGATCATCTCCATACAGGATGGGACATTCGTACGCATGAAAAGACGGGCTACCCGGTTCATGCAGCCGCAGATGGATACCTTTCAAGAATAAAAGTGTCGGCATCGGGCTTTGGACTGGTATTGTATGTAACACACCCTAACGGATATATGACAGTCTATGCGCACCTTGACCATTTCAATACCGCAATCGGTAATTTTGTTAAACAGCAGCAATATTTAAAACAATCTTTCGAAGTTGAACTGTTTCCCTCAATAGAAAAATTTGTGGTAAAAAAGGGAGATGTAATAGCTTATTCCGGAAATTCAGGAGCTTCAGGCGGGCCTCACCTGCATTTTGAGATTCGCGATGCAAGCGGTGAAACGTATCCGCTAAATCCTGCTCTTTTGGGACTGGTAATTGCAGACACAGTAAAACCTGTGGTAAGCAGATTGTATTTATATCCCCTATCCAATAATGTAAATGATACCTCGTATTATTATAAAGTACAAAAAGACAGCTGCGACTATTCTATAAAACCAGACTCCATTGTCAGTGATTACGCCGCCGTAGGCTTCGGAATAGTAGGTGCGGATTACAAAAATGGAAGCAGCAACGATTATGGAATTTATTATATAGAGGAAGCCCTGGATGGCAAGGATATCTTTAGTATAAAGTTTGACCGGCTGGACTTTTCAAATGCACGCTACGTAAATGCGCATATTGATTATGCAAAGCTTAAACAGGAGAACATTACAATTCACCGGCTTTACCGTCTTCCCGGCGATCACAACAGTATCTACAGGCATTTGGTTAATGACGGACATATCGTCTTAAAAGATACTTTTTTTCACCAGGTCGTAATTACTTGTAAAGACGAAATGGACAATACTTCATACCTAATCTTTTACCTTCGGTTTTCAGGAAAAACATTCCCGGCTGATAGTTCTATTGCTACAAATACTACTTTTTTTACATTTAATAAACCCCATGTTTTTTCTGCTGATAGTATCAGGCTGCAGTTTCCTTCAGACATTCTGTATACTAATTTAAATTTTCAATATTCCTGTTCTTTTTCTTCCTCAAAGGATATTTATTCTGCGATCTTTAATATTGGCAATGCTTCAATTCCCTTGCACAGTTACTACCAAGTATTTATTTTGGCGCGAGCTATTCCTGACTCTTTAAAATCTAAAGCGTTAATTGTTTATCAAAACTCCGGAAGGGAATCTGCATTGGTTTCTCACTGGACGAGTGAGGAATTAAATGCACGTGCAAGAGAATTCGGGTACTTTTATGTGAAGCTCGATACCATTCCTCCCAGGATCGCAACTGCGGGCATTAAACAGAATCAGCATATAAAAAAACTTTTCCTTCGCTTTTACATTTCCGATAAGCTATCGGGAATAGCCACCTACAATGGTTACCTGGATGGGAAATGGATCTTGATGGAATACGACCAAAAGAATAACCGTCTTAACTGTAATCTTCCCACAAATTTGACTTATGGTGAACACAGATTGAACCTGATTGTTACAGACCAGGTAAACAATAAAAATTCATTCACTCTGACTTTTAAGAAATAA
- a CDS encoding T9SS type A sorting domain-containing protein codes for MRKLKFAIISTVLCGLLFVQIQEVHTQSALPPAGKTGAPGETTCGEVACHNTTPNTGPGNVAISFSSSTASYIPDTTYQLTVTVSQADIHKFGFEATAIDSIGNRAGNFSLIDLTNTSLPLGGFQGRQYVGHRFASAVNTWTVNWTAPDHNMGPVTFYAAGNAANGNIQNTGDEIYTSSMEIAGEFGTAALSPSNSSVPFQIVNPALNAIDIKYQLNATGPVTIFLYDETGRLIQQLWNGEEVKGLQTHSFPVRTFVNPGVYLLQLNIRNNSHSEKIFIQ; via the coding sequence ATGCGTAAATTAAAATTTGCTATAATATCGACTGTCTTATGTGGTCTTTTATTCGTTCAGATTCAGGAAGTCCATACACAATCGGCGCTACCTCCTGCGGGCAAAACCGGCGCTCCGGGTGAAACTACCTGTGGTGAAGTTGCCTGCCACAATACTACTCCTAACACCGGGCCGGGTAATGTGGCTATTTCTTTTAGCAGCAGTACAGCTTCCTATATCCCTGATACCACTTACCAGCTAACCGTAACTGTTTCTCAAGCTGATATTCACAAATTCGGCTTTGAAGCCACCGCCATTGATAGTATTGGCAACAGGGCCGGCAATTTCTCCTTAATAGATTTGACCAATACCTCTCTTCCTCTTGGCGGTTTTCAAGGCCGTCAGTATGTAGGTCATCGGTTTGCAAGCGCCGTAAATACATGGACCGTTAATTGGACTGCACCCGATCATAACATGGGTCCTGTTACCTTCTATGCCGCGGGAAATGCCGCCAATGGCAACATTCAAAATACCGGTGATGAAATTTATACTTCCTCTATGGAAATTGCGGGAGAATTTGGAACTGCCGCTTTAAGTCCTTCTAATAGTTCTGTTCCCTTTCAGATCGTAAATCCGGCACTTAATGCGATTGATATAAAATACCAGTTAAATGCTACAGGCCCGGTAACTATTTTTCTTTATGATGAAACCGGCCGGTTAATTCAGCAATTGTGGAATGGGGAAGAAGTAAAAGGTCTTCAAACGCATTCTTTTCCAGTCAGAACGTTTGTTAATCCAGGGGTATACCTTTTACAATTGAACATTAGAAACAATAGCCACAGTGAAAAAATATTTATACAATAA
- a CDS encoding polysaccharide biosynthesis/export family protein: MKRIHCALVIIILFSSCKIFYPDRLFKADRDFKLSDSMKVAKEYVIRSGDLLSIGVFSNNGYELIDVLGKENTSFSSLNYIVKEDGFALLPLLDSVFLSGNTIGDAENLLQKKYSYYFVNPFVRIEVTNRRVYVYRGRLGAAEITLDKENMNLLEILAKAGGIPPGGRADHIRILRGDLKDPKVFDIDLSTVEGMMKANLNVEANDVIYIQTLLTPNDVLVQITPVLTLISSLILITYSIITLTK, from the coding sequence TTGAAAAGAATTCATTGCGCACTTGTGATAATAATCTTATTTTCTTCCTGTAAGATTTTTTATCCCGACAGGTTATTTAAAGCGGATAGGGATTTTAAGCTATCTGACTCGATGAAAGTGGCTAAAGAATACGTGATCAGATCGGGAGACCTTCTTTCTATTGGTGTATTTTCGAATAATGGTTATGAGCTGATTGATGTGCTGGGGAAAGAGAATACTTCCTTTTCTTCTTTAAATTACATAGTAAAAGAAGATGGATTTGCATTATTACCTCTTCTTGATTCCGTTTTTCTTTCAGGAAATACTATAGGTGACGCAGAAAATTTACTGCAGAAAAAATACAGCTACTATTTCGTAAATCCATTTGTGCGCATTGAAGTAACAAACAGAAGGGTATATGTTTACCGTGGAAGGCTGGGAGCAGCAGAAATAACCCTTGATAAAGAAAATATGAACTTGCTGGAAATACTTGCAAAAGCCGGAGGTATTCCTCCAGGGGGAAGAGCAGATCACATTCGCATTTTAAGGGGAGATCTGAAAGACCCTAAAGTATTTGATATCGATCTTTCCACGGTGGAAGGTATGATGAAGGCAAATCTTAACGTGGAAGCAAATGATGTAATCTATATTCAAACCCTGCTTACTCCTAATGATGTTTTAGTTCAGATAACACCCGTGCTTACCTTGATTTCTTCTTTAATCCTGATCACTTATTCTATAATTACTCTTACCAAATAA
- a CDS encoding phosphatase, translated as MNPYRAILDLGTNTFHLLIVSVSASSFEVVYKAEEFVKLGEDGLDKIGPSPFRRGLAQLKKYKQVIDRYNPDRIVAVGTAAIRKAINGDEFIEAAKSICPMDFRKISGDEEAGLIYLGVKQAVQMNHETSLLMDIGGGSTEFILANSESIFWKQSFPLGASELKQRFHTTEPITEKEVKHIIAYLEKELRPLTTAASRFNVIQLIGASGSFDSIASMISTNIAPKIFRTNPSFGIDVDQFYKIYKDLLSKDLAERKKIKGLIVFRAEMMVVAAILIQYVIEKLNITKIMQSDYALKEGILYTMLQSNDGYYKNKHG; from the coding sequence ATGAATCCGTACCGGGCAATCCTGGATTTGGGTACAAATACGTTCCACCTGTTGATTGTTTCTGTCTCCGCTTCTTCTTTCGAAGTTGTTTATAAGGCTGAAGAATTTGTGAAGCTTGGTGAGGATGGATTAGATAAAATAGGACCCTCTCCTTTTCGACGTGGATTAGCTCAGTTAAAAAAATATAAACAGGTGATAGACCGATACAACCCTGATAGAATTGTTGCGGTTGGGACAGCGGCTATCCGAAAGGCAATAAATGGAGATGAATTCATTGAAGCGGCTAAAAGCATTTGCCCAATGGATTTCAGGAAAATATCCGGCGATGAGGAAGCCGGGTTAATCTATCTGGGCGTAAAACAAGCTGTACAAATGAACCATGAAACTTCGCTGTTAATGGATATTGGCGGTGGAAGCACTGAATTTATTTTGGCCAACAGCGAAAGCATTTTCTGGAAGCAAAGCTTTCCACTCGGAGCCTCGGAATTAAAGCAAAGGTTTCATACAACAGAGCCTATAACAGAAAAGGAGGTCAAACACATTATAGCCTACCTTGAAAAAGAGCTTCGTCCATTAACCACAGCAGCAAGCCGGTTTAATGTGATACAGCTCATTGGAGCTTCCGGTTCTTTTGATTCCATAGCCAGCATGATCTCTACCAACATCGCACCCAAAATATTCCGAACAAATCCTTCTTTCGGGATTGATGTGGATCAATTCTATAAAATTTATAAAGATTTACTCAGCAAAGATCTGGCTGAAAGAAAAAAAATTAAAGGTTTAATAGTTTTCCGGGCGGAAATGATGGTGGTGGCGGCTATTCTTATTCAATATGTAATTGAGAAATTAAATATTACGAAAATAATGCAGTCGGATTATGCATTAAAAGAAGGCATATTGTATACGATGCTTCAAAGTAACGACGGCTATTATAAGAATAAACACGGATAG
- a CDS encoding sodium:solute symporter — protein sequence MSSAVIFSCIILYSVVLFAITFFTSRKADNASYFIGNKSSPWYVVAYGMIGASLSGVTFMSVPGAVYTTQFSYLQVVLGYLVGYAIIALVLMPVYYRLNLTSIYTYLDHRFGSVSYRTGSLFFILSRTIGAAFRMYIVVNVLQTFVFEGWHVPFAVTVLTFIVLILLYTFKGGVKTIIWTDTLQTTFMLVAMLFTIVFIAQQLNLDFLSLIEKIHGADYSKIFVSDVKSPNFFIKNFLGGAAISVAMTGLDQEMMQKNLSCRNIREAQKNMFTFSMILVLVNTLFLILGAILIFYASEKGIEINPLHTDDLFPTVALHFLTPIAGLIFILGLISAAYPSADGALTALTTAFCFDFLGIHKNTRLTPERRLNIRYAVHIAFAIVLLITIVGFRLINNDAVIRNLFRVASYTYGPLLGLYSFGFFTTRKLMEPFVWMVCILSPVACYFLSEYSPTIFNGYRFGFELLIVNGLFTFLGLFLISKKNTVIADV from the coding sequence ATGTCATCTGCTGTTATTTTTTCATGCATTATTTTATACTCCGTAGTTCTTTTTGCAATTACCTTTTTTACAAGCAGGAAGGCAGACAATGCGTCTTATTTTATTGGAAATAAATCATCCCCGTGGTATGTAGTAGCGTATGGCATGATTGGCGCGTCTTTATCAGGGGTTACATTTATGTCGGTACCCGGAGCCGTATACACAACTCAATTTTCATATCTGCAGGTAGTGCTTGGCTATTTGGTTGGGTATGCTATTATTGCTCTGGTCCTGATGCCGGTATACTACAGGCTCAACCTAACCTCCATCTATACGTATCTGGATCACCGCTTCGGCAGCGTGAGCTACAGGACTGGCTCACTGTTTTTCATTTTGTCAAGGACTATCGGCGCAGCTTTCAGGATGTATATTGTTGTAAATGTGCTTCAGACATTTGTGTTCGAGGGGTGGCATGTTCCCTTTGCTGTAACCGTACTTACTTTTATTGTACTCATTTTACTATATACGTTCAAGGGAGGCGTAAAAACCATTATATGGACGGATACTCTTCAAACAACCTTTATGCTGGTTGCAATGCTCTTTACAATAGTTTTTATTGCTCAGCAGCTTAACCTGGATTTTCTATCCCTGATAGAAAAAATTCATGGTGCAGATTATTCCAAAATTTTTGTGAGTGATGTAAAGTCTCCTAATTTTTTTATCAAAAACTTTTTGGGTGGTGCAGCAATTTCCGTAGCCATGACCGGGCTTGATCAGGAAATGATGCAGAAAAATCTTAGTTGCCGAAATATCCGTGAAGCTCAAAAAAATATGTTTACATTTTCAATGATACTGGTATTGGTCAATACCCTGTTTCTCATTTTGGGAGCAATTCTAATCTTTTATGCCTCCGAAAAGGGAATTGAAATTAACCCCTTGCATACTGATGATCTGTTTCCAACTGTAGCCTTACACTTTCTTACTCCCATAGCCGGCCTCATCTTTATTTTAGGGTTAATCTCTGCTGCGTATCCAAGCGCTGATGGCGCATTAACGGCACTTACTACTGCTTTCTGTTTTGATTTTTTGGGTATTCATAAAAATACCAGGCTTACACCTGAGCGACGGTTAAACATCCGCTACGCGGTTCATATTGCCTTTGCCATTGTTCTCCTGATCACTATTGTTGGTTTCCGGTTAATTAACAATGATGCTGTAATCAGAAATCTTTTTAGGGTTGCCAGCTACACCTATGGACCTTTGCTGGGTCTATACTCCTTTGGATTTTTTACTACCAGGAAACTAATGGAGCCTTTTGTTTGGATGGTATGTATTTTATCACCGGTAGCCTGTTACTTTTTATCAGAATATTCACCAACAATCTTTAATGGTTATCGTTTTGGATTTGAACTGTTGATCGTGAATGGATTATTCACTTTTTTAGGCTTGTTCTTAATCAGTAAGAAAAATACAGTGATCGCGGATGTTTAG
- a CDS encoding glycosyltransferase codes for MPRVMQILNRLNMGGISLNAAILSKYLAPEYETLLVTGMIDETEESSDFLLHNMGLKPVYIPEMYRAIDPLRDRKAYFKIKQLIKEFKPDIVHTHAAKAGTLGRLAAAACKVPVIVHTFHGHVFHSYFPGWQTRMFIGIERFLAEKSSCIISISERQRRELSKIYKICSHEKIEVVPLGFDLSRFSDMSGEKRKLFRSKYLVDDDEIAIVIVGRLVPVKNHGLFLRSIQSVAARSRKKIRAFIVGDGEERKNLEALAQSLELDFTDFESAPRKATVTFTSWIRDIDNVYAGSDVVALTSLNEGTPMSIIEGLAAGKPIVATRVGGITDIVHPGLNALIAPRTSERVFSKHLLRLVDDDALRNNMAQYKDGIMERFNSYRLVKDMSQIYSQLLTAS; via the coding sequence ATGCCGCGTGTAATGCAGATATTGAATCGATTAAACATGGGGGGCATTTCCCTTAATGCAGCGATTCTCTCAAAATATCTTGCACCGGAGTATGAAACTCTTCTCGTAACCGGCATGATAGATGAAACAGAAGAAAGCTCTGATTTTTTGCTCCATAATATGGGATTAAAGCCGGTTTATATTCCGGAAATGTATCGCGCTATTGATCCATTAAGGGACCGAAAAGCATATTTTAAAATTAAGCAGCTTATAAAGGAGTTTAAGCCTGACATCGTTCATACACATGCAGCTAAAGCCGGAACATTAGGCCGTCTTGCTGCTGCAGCGTGTAAGGTTCCTGTAATTGTGCATACATTTCATGGGCATGTATTTCATTCTTATTTTCCCGGCTGGCAAACCAGGATGTTTATTGGCATTGAACGTTTTCTGGCGGAGAAGAGCTCCTGTATTATTTCTATAAGTGAGCGCCAGCGCAGGGAATTGAGCAAGATCTATAAAATTTGCTCTCATGAAAAGATTGAGGTTGTTCCTCTTGGTTTTGACCTTTCCAGGTTTTCTGACATGAGCGGCGAAAAAAGAAAATTGTTTCGAAGCAAATATTTGGTGGATGATGATGAAATAGCAATTGTAATAGTCGGTCGCTTAGTGCCTGTAAAAAATCACGGGCTGTTTCTAAGATCTATACAAAGTGTGGCTGCACGATCAAGAAAAAAAATTCGAGCCTTTATAGTAGGTGACGGAGAGGAAAGAAAAAATCTGGAGGCCCTGGCTCAATCACTTGAACTGGATTTCACCGATTTTGAATCAGCCCCCAGGAAAGCTACCGTTACATTCACCTCGTGGATAAGGGATATCGATAACGTGTATGCCGGATCGGACGTTGTTGCGCTTACGTCCTTAAATGAAGGAACACCAATGAGCATTATTGAAGGGCTTGCAGCGGGTAAGCCTATTGTTGCTACACGGGTAGGCGGTATTACAGATATTGTTCACCCCGGACTAAATGCCCTTATTGCTCCACGAACAAGCGAAAGAGTATTTTCAAAACACCTTCTGCGCCTTGTTGATGATGATGCATTGCGAAATAATATGGCACAATATAAAGACGGCATTATGGAGCGTTTCAATTCTTACCGGCTGGTTAAAGATATGAGTCAGATCTATTCCCAACTACTTACTGCATCCTGA
- a CDS encoding Rieske (2Fe-2S) protein, translated as MDHITRRNFLKLSGTVGACACGIGAFSLIESCSTTGKSVATAKPNITETADQLFFPKSMVSEKGYMLIQSRRFKEPIFATLNTDGSYTAVRLLCTHKGCTLHPAQGKLLCPCHGSEFTVDGAVTKGPAKTDLEKYSVTSDETNVYIHFA; from the coding sequence ATGGACCATATTACCAGGCGCAATTTTTTAAAGCTTTCTGGAACTGTGGGTGCATGTGCTTGTGGCATAGGTGCATTCTCATTAATTGAAAGCTGCTCCACCACTGGCAAGTCGGTTGCAACAGCAAAACCAAACATCACTGAAACTGCCGACCAGCTTTTTTTTCCTAAGTCCATGGTTTCGGAAAAAGGATATATGCTCATTCAATCCCGCAGGTTTAAAGAACCAATATTTGCAACCCTTAACACTGATGGAAGCTATACCGCTGTTCGCTTGTTATGTACGCATAAAGGCTGTACACTGCACCCTGCCCAGGGGAAATTACTCTGCCCATGTCATGGTTCAGAATTCACAGTGGATGGAGCGGTAACAAAAGGCCCGGCAAAAACAGATCTCGAAAAATATTCTGTCACTTCAGATGAAACCAACGTATACATTCACTTTGCATAA
- a CDS encoding YceI family protein codes for MKMIIVFLCLIGSYFRASSQDVLVSTNGSISFFSETPIENIDATSSQVIGALNVKTKSIFFKVPMKTFEFKKALMQEHFNENYIESDKYPYSTFNGSINEDIDLTKEGTYQVTATGKLNIHGVEKERTIPGTIVVSAGQIEINCAFDTKVVDHQIKIPTVVVQHIAEVVNVKVHSVMTPIKSER; via the coding sequence ATGAAAATGATTATTGTATTCCTGTGCCTCATAGGAAGTTATTTCCGGGCATCTTCACAGGACGTTCTTGTTAGTACCAATGGTTCTATTTCTTTTTTCTCAGAAACTCCCATTGAAAATATCGATGCTACCAGCAGCCAGGTGATAGGAGCCTTAAACGTGAAAACCAAGAGTATTTTTTTTAAAGTGCCTATGAAAACCTTTGAGTTTAAAAAAGCATTAATGCAGGAACACTTTAATGAAAACTATATCGAGAGTGATAAGTATCCTTATTCGACTTTTAACGGTTCCATTAATGAGGATATCGATTTGACAAAGGAAGGAACCTACCAGGTAACTGCTACCGGTAAGCTAAATATACATGGCGTAGAAAAAGAACGTACCATTCCCGGAACGATAGTGGTAAGTGCTGGCCAGATCGAAATTAATTGTGCTTTCGATACTAAGGTGGTGGATCACCAGATAAAGATCCCAACGGTAGTAGTGCAACATATTGCTGAAGTAGTAAATGTAAAAGTTCATTCAGTAATGACGCCAATCAAATCGGAGAGGTAA